The Mucilaginibacter mallensis genome has a segment encoding these proteins:
- a CDS encoding HD domain-containing protein has protein sequence MNFEHLLKQVAFIHEIDKVKYILRKTKLFNSERNENDAEHSWHLAVMAIILAEYANEPVDVLKVVKMLLIHDVVEIDAGDIFLYDTNISHTNTAAEQKAAERIFGLLPTEQAEELIAIWEEFESGETMEAKFARAMDRLEPLLQNISNKGGTWKEFDVRYEKVLEKKGVIAKGSEHLWAFAKELIDESVKNGILAVAD, from the coding sequence ATGAATTTTGAGCATCTTCTTAAACAAGTGGCCTTCATCCACGAGATCGACAAGGTTAAATACATCTTGCGAAAAACCAAACTCTTTAACAGCGAGCGAAACGAAAATGATGCCGAGCATAGCTGGCACCTGGCGGTAATGGCTATTATTTTGGCAGAATATGCCAATGAGCCGGTAGATGTTTTGAAAGTTGTTAAAATGCTGCTCATACATGATGTAGTTGAAATTGATGCCGGTGATATATTTCTGTACGATACAAACATCAGCCATACCAATACAGCAGCAGAGCAAAAAGCTGCAGAACGTATTTTTGGTTTGCTGCCTACTGAGCAGGCAGAGGAATTGATCGCCATATGGGAGGAATTTGAATCAGGTGAAACAATGGAAGCAAAATTTGCCCGGGCTATGGATAGATTAGAACCGTTGTTGCAAAATATATCAAACAAAGGTGGTACCTGGAAAGAATTTGATGTGCGGTATGAAAAAGTATTGGAGAAGAAAGGTGTAATTGCCAAAGGCTCAGAACATCTTTGGGCGTTCGCGAAAGAACTGATTGACGAAAGTGTTAAGAATGGTATATTAGCAGTGGCTGATTAA
- the pfkA gene encoding 6-phosphofructokinase — protein sequence MTQIKNIGLYTSGGDAPGMNAAIRAVVRTALYYDIAVTGIIRGYEGMIRGDFVPMHRKSVSNIVQRGGTILKTARSEQFKTAEGRKIAYENLKKNNIDALIAIGGDGTFTGAKIFGQEFDIPVLGLPGTIDNDLAGTDFTIGYDTAINTVVDAVDKIRDTAESHDRLFIVEVMGRDSGLIALRTGIAAGAEAILIPENKTGMAGLFDRLENGRKDKTSRIIIAAEGDDAGGAFEIGRIITEKFPHYDTRVSILGHIQRGGKPTCMDRVLASRVGVAAVEALRDGRSGEMVGVIHNEISYTPFDHAIKHSHEINAKFLKIVEILSL from the coding sequence ATGACGCAAATTAAAAATATCGGACTTTATACTTCAGGCGGCGATGCGCCGGGCATGAATGCTGCCATTAGGGCAGTTGTACGTACAGCATTATATTATGATATAGCCGTTACGGGCATTATCCGTGGCTATGAAGGCATGATAAGGGGTGATTTTGTGCCTATGCACCGCAAATCAGTATCGAACATTGTACAACGTGGCGGCACTATTTTAAAAACCGCCCGCAGCGAACAGTTTAAAACTGCTGAAGGCCGCAAAATAGCTTACGAAAATTTAAAGAAAAACAATATCGACGCACTTATAGCCATTGGTGGCGACGGTACATTCACCGGTGCAAAGATATTTGGGCAGGAATTTGACATACCTGTACTGGGTTTACCCGGTACTATTGATAATGACCTTGCCGGTACTGATTTTACCATAGGTTATGATACGGCTATAAATACCGTAGTTGATGCTGTTGATAAGATCCGCGATACGGCAGAATCACATGACCGTTTATTTATTGTAGAGGTTATGGGCCGCGACTCGGGCCTTATTGCTTTAAGGACCGGTATTGCAGCTGGTGCTGAGGCTATTTTGATACCTGAGAACAAGACAGGCATGGCCGGTTTGTTCGACAGGCTGGAGAATGGCCGTAAGGACAAAACATCAAGAATTATTATAGCAGCTGAAGGCGACGATGCCGGTGGCGCTTTTGAAATAGGCCGCATTATAACCGAGAAATTCCCGCATTATGATACCCGCGTATCTATATTGGGGCACATACAACGTGGCGGCAAGCCAACTTGTATGGACCGTGTGCTGGCAAGCCGTGTGGGTGTGGCGGCGGTTGAAGCATTGAGAGATGGCCGCAGTGGTGAAATGGTAGGCGTTATACATAACGAGATCTCCTATACCCCGTTTGATCATGCTATTAAACACAGCCACGAAATAAACGCTAAGTTTTTGAAGATAGTAGAGATACTGTCACTATAG